Proteins from a single region of Rana temporaria chromosome 5, aRanTem1.1, whole genome shotgun sequence:
- the LOC120940245 gene encoding protein ALP1-like → MASGSQYFNYKKYFSFVLMAVADANYCFTYIDIGSYGSSADSAIFGNSSFGQLLRTDGLDLPQNSPLPGTNGPPLPSVFVGDEAFALNTHLLRPYSGHNLNEDKRIFNYRLSRARRVVECAFGILANKWRVLHTPIVLNMQNAISAVEAACALHNFVRQRDGLDYEEPVHETLERAHWTGVRGNTQGTHVREQYAAYFVSPEGQVPWQLNSI, encoded by the coding sequence ATGGCTAGTGGGAGCCAGTATTTCAATTATAAGAAATACTTTTCATTCGTCTTAATGGCTGTGGCTGATGCCAATTATTGTTTTACCTATATTGACATTGGTTCCTATGGAAGTAGTGCAGACTCAGCGATTTTTGGGAACTCCTCTTTTGGGCAATTACTTCGAACGGATGGTCTGGACCTTCCACAAAATAGTCCACTCCCGGGCACAAACGGCCCTCCCCTACCAAGTGTCTTTGTGGGTGATGAGGCTTTTGCTCTGAACACACACCTACTTCGGCCTTATTCAGGACATAATCTGAACGAAGACAAACGCATATTCAACTATCGGCTTAGCAGAGCACGACGCGTAGTTGAGTGTGCTTTTGGAATTTTGGCGAACAAGTGGAGGGTTCTCCACACACCGATTGTACTAAACATGCAAAATGCCATTAGTGCTGTAGAAGCGGCGTGTGCCTTGCACAATTTTGTCAGGCAGCGCGATGGTCTAGATTACGAGGAGCCAGTCCATGAGACTCTGGAAAGAGCTCATTGGACTGGTGTACGTGGGAACACACAGGGGACACATGTCCGTGAACAGTATGCGGCATACTTTGTCTCTCCTGAAGGGCAGGTCCCTTGGCAGCTCAATTCCATTTAA